The Paramicrobacterium fandaimingii DNA segment CGGCACGGACGTGCGCGGCGTTGCGTCGAGCTCATCAAGAAGCGTCTGCGCGAGACCATGGTGCCCGTCGCGCGCGTGCAGAACCGCGGCGAGAGCGAAGACCCGTTCGTCGAAGGGGCTCTGCACCGGGCCACAGCGGCCGATGCGCAGCACAACGCTCAGCGCCCGAAGCGCGCGGTCGCTTTCCCCGGCGATGAAGAGGGCCGTCGCAAGCCCGCGCGCGGCGACCCGCACGGAAAATGGGCTCAACTCGTCGTAGGCGTCGCTCAATCGCCGTCGCGACCACGCAATCGAATCATCCACCTGGCCCACCATAAGAAGCGCGTCGCCGCGCAGCGCATTCAGCTGGTGAGCAATGGGCATCTGCATGCGCGCCCCCTGCCACTGATCCAACACGTCGAGTGCCTGGTCAGGAGCGCCCGCCTCGAGAGCCTCCTCCACGCGCACGATCGCTGCGATGCCGCGCAGCGCCGGCGGCACATCCTGGGCGTCGTCGACATCGGCCATGCTCAGAGTCGTCGTGGTCGCTTCCGGGTCAAACTGCTGAACAAGACGGTGGAGAAATGCTTGCCCCATCTCTGGTGCCACGAGCGTGCCCGACGGGCCGGAATCGGAGCGCAATCCGTCGACGAAGCTGCCGCCGCAATATGCCTGCCACTGGCCGCGCAGCAGAGCGTACGAACCGACGTGCTCGCTTCGGTCTGATGTACTGGCGGCGGTCTCCGCGAACACACGATCGACGTCAATGGTGTCGAGTCCGTCGAGCAGCCTGAGCCGCAGAAGCGGAAGCGCGCTTGCGACGTCGCGCCGCTCATCCCACGTCTTCTGCCAGAGGGAGGCCTTGGTGCGCACCGACTCGGCGAGCACGGTCACCTGCTGGTGCGCTGGAGCGTCTTCGGGGTATCCGCCCACCGGCTCGACCGCGGCAGGCAACGTACGCTCGGGCGTTCGAAGCTCGCCCACCCCAAGCGATTCATCCAAGCGCGCGCGAAACACCGCCCGCCTCGTGGGCGACAGGTGCAGTCTCAGCGAGTTGGCCAGCACGGGCGGGCTCACAGCGATAGCGTTCTCGGCCGGCCGCTCGAACACGGCAAGGCGCCCAGCGCGGTCAAGCCCGGTGATGCAGTCGTCTCCCAGAATGCGCCGGGCGTGGGTCACGTTCATCAGCCCGAACCAGGCGATGAGCTCGAGGCCCTCTCGGAGTTGGTCGTCGAGCTGGGCCATCAGACCGTCCATCAGCGACCGTGTCGGCACGTTGTCGAGCACCCCCGTTTGAGCCCACCGCCCGTGCACGTTCGTGATCGCGTGGTTGTCGAAAGCGGCGAACGTGAGCTTCTGCACCACACGCGGAATGCCGCCTGATCGCCCAGCAATCGCCGCGGCAAGGCCTCCTTCGACCTGTCCGCCGAGCAGCTCGCCCATGTATTCGACCACGTCTGCGACGCCCAGCGCCGGAATCTGATCCGTCGCCGCGCCGCACAGCACACTGGCCCACCGGTCATCTGAACCTGCTGCGTAGGGAACAGTGGCGACGATGCTCAGGCGGTCAGGATGCTGTCGCAGCACCGTGTCGATGACCGTCATCGATGCCGCGTCGAGACGATGCACGTCGTCGATCAGAATCGTGGCACGGCTGCCGCCCACCAGGTCGAGAAGCGACTCTGTCGCTTCAGACGGCCCAAAGCGCGACGTGCTGCCTGGCGCAAGCGCGGTGTGCTTCAAGAACGCGCCGAGGGCAACGGCATCGCCGACCCCCGAGAGTTCGACGACTGATCTACCCGCAGCACGCAGCGGCTCACGCAGCGAACGCAGCACCGTCGATTTGCCCGAGCCGACATCACCTGAAAGCAGAACATGCTGCCCCCGCTGCACGCGCAGCATCGTTCTTTCACGCAAGCGCGCGTGTGTGAACATCTCCATGCCGACCCCCTCCAGCCGGAACTCCTCCAGCATGGCACGTTCGGGCAGAGATGCGCGCTAAAGACTCACATCCGTGATGTCAATGCGCCCGAGAATCTTGCCCGCAATCTCGCCTAGCGTGTTGACCTCTTCTTCGGTCAGGCGCGCATCCACGAGCTCACGACGAGCTTCCCGTGCGACGTGATACCCCTGACGAGTAGCCGCTACGCCGTCATCCGTGAGCGCGATGATGGCAATGCGGCGATTCGCGGCATCCGCTCTGCGTGCTACCCACCCGCGGCGCACGAGGCGATCTGCCAGCCGCGTCATGCCGCTCGGGCTCATGGACAGGCGCGCTGCCGCCTCCGACATCGTGAGACTGCGGTCGATCGCGTTCGCGAGGTACCAGAGCGCTTGAAACTCAGACGACGACATTCCGACGCGCTCGGTGAGCCGCATGCTCAATTCTGAATCGAGAAACGCGGCAGCCTTCTGCAGGTCTACCCACGCCAGGTCTCGATCGCGATCTTTCACGAGTTCAGGATATCGGGAATTGCGCGCGCAATCTTTGCGTTAGCAACACTTGCACAGTCAAACAAATGAAAGGTGTGCAGTATGAGCTCAACAATTCTCGTCAGCGGCGCAACCGGAACCCAGGGCGGCGCGGTCGCCCGAGTGCTGCTCGAACACGGTCACAGCGTGCGGGCAATGACACGCAAACCCGACGGCGACGCCGCGCGTGCGTTGAGTGCTCTCGGAGCAGAGATCGTGGCGGCCGACTTCAACGACCCGGCAACTCTGCGCGCGGCAGCATCCGGTGTTGATGCCGTGTACGCGATGGGCACTCCGTACGAATCGGATGCCGAGACGGAAGAGCGCCAGGCGAACGCTCTGCTCGACGCCGCCGTCGCGGCAGGCGTGGAGTTCATCGTCTACTCGTCCGTCGCGAGCGCGCTGGACGACTCGAAGGTGCCGCATTTCGAGAGCAAGGCACGCGTCGAGCAGCACCTCGAGACGCTGGCCGTTGCGAATACGGTGGTTGCTCCCGCGATGTTCACCGACAACATCCTCGCCCCGAACAACG contains these protein-coding regions:
- a CDS encoding LuxR C-terminal-related transcriptional regulator, with the translated sequence MEMFTHARLRERTMLRVQRGQHVLLSGDVGSGKSTVLRSLREPLRAAGRSVVELSGVGDAVALGAFLKHTALAPGSTSRFGPSEATESLLDLVGGSRATILIDDVHRLDAASMTVIDTVLRQHPDRLSIVATVPYAAGSDDRWASVLCGAATDQIPALGVADVVEYMGELLGGQVEGGLAAAIAGRSGGIPRVVQKLTFAAFDNHAITNVHGRWAQTGVLDNVPTRSLMDGLMAQLDDQLREGLELIAWFGLMNVTHARRILGDDCITGLDRAGRLAVFERPAENAIAVSPPVLANSLRLHLSPTRRAVFRARLDESLGVGELRTPERTLPAAVEPVGGYPEDAPAHQQVTVLAESVRTKASLWQKTWDERRDVASALPLLRLRLLDGLDTIDVDRVFAETAASTSDRSEHVGSYALLRGQWQAYCGGSFVDGLRSDSGPSGTLVAPEMGQAFLHRLVQQFDPEATTTTLSMADVDDAQDVPPALRGIAAIVRVEEALEAGAPDQALDVLDQWQGARMQMPIAHQLNALRGDALLMVGQVDDSIAWSRRRLSDAYDELSPFSVRVAARGLATALFIAGESDRALRALSVVLRIGRCGPVQSPFDERVFALAAVLHARDGHHGLAQTLLDELDATPRTSVPPLDFVRPWAHAEVASALTGAADAEPLWRHGEELWATGRRASAAFSWAMTPTTLSDARLNRLTAAFATMRIPLLAPVVRLHETIAHGTTTEIADAAQSMVMGGAIRTAAAEAAQQRATADGAAYSDAAYTEIAGRDVRASVPQKTSSANVTAREQEIIDLVREGLSNREIAGRLFLSVRTIESHVYRAMQKLAVNDRSQLARAGS
- a CDS encoding MarR family winged helix-turn-helix transcriptional regulator — encoded protein: MKDRDRDLAWVDLQKAAAFLDSELSMRLTERVGMSSSEFQALWYLANAIDRSLTMSEAAARLSMSPSGMTRLADRLVRRGWVARRADAANRRIAIIALTDDGVAATRQGYHVAREARRELVDARLTEEEVNTLGEIAGKILGRIDITDVSL
- a CDS encoding NmrA/HSCARG family protein: MSSTILVSGATGTQGGAVARVLLEHGHSVRAMTRKPDGDAARALSALGAEIVAADFNDPATLRAAASGVDAVYAMGTPYESDAETEERQANALLDAAVAAGVEFIVYSSVASALDDSKVPHFESKARVEQHLETLAVANTVVAPAMFTDNILAPNNAESLAAGRYAFPVPADVRVQKVAISDLAEFTALVFDDPQRFTGQRIELASSDETGAGVATALTRVLGREIEYSEVPLEAVEASGNEDLASMMRFLRGHGYTVDIEALHAAYPEIGWHTVESWAREQSW